One stretch of Juglans microcarpa x Juglans regia isolate MS1-56 chromosome 3D, Jm3101_v1.0, whole genome shotgun sequence DNA includes these proteins:
- the LOC121254772 gene encoding glutathione S-transferase U17-like — MGKSDIKLIGSWASAFTTRVRIAFNIKNVEYEHLEEVLGKKSDLLLQSNPVHKKFPVLLHDGKPLPESLIIVQYIDEVWSSGPSILPADPLDRALERFWAAYVDEKFFPSLKLVRVTQGEQLAAAVEAVGKSFEVMDGAFHQCSKGNAFFGGERVGYLDIAFGCTLAWLRALEKIVGVKLFDEVKHPALAKWMDSFCSDPAVEGLIPETDRFIEFLKLLPGAPPRH; from the exons ATGGGGAAGAGTGATATCAAGCTTATTGGTTCATGGGCAAGCGCATTTACCACGAGAGTTAGGATTGCctttaacataaaaaatgttgagtatGAGCATCTTGAAGAGGTTCTCGGGAAAAAGAGTGACCTTCTTCTCCAATCCAACCCTGTCCACAAGAAATTCCCCGTTCTTCTCCACGACGGCAAGCCCCTCCCCGAGTCTCTCATCATTGTCCAATACATTGACGAGGTCTGGAGCTCTGGTCCTTCCATCCTCCCTGCCGATCCCCTGGATCGTGCTCTTGAACGATTTTGGGCTGCCTACGTTGATGAAAAg TTTTTCCCGTCCTTGAAACTCGTTAGGGTTACACAAGGAGAGCAGTTGGCGGCGGCGGTGGAAGCAGTGGGTAAAAGTTTTGAGGTGATGGATGGAGCCTTTCACCAGTGTAGCAAAGGGAACGCTTTCTTTGGGGGAGAGCGAGTCGGGTACCTTGATATTGCCTTTGGGTGCACCTTGGCCTGGCTGAGAGCTTTGGAGAAGATCGTTGGGGTGAAGCTTTTCGACGAAGTAAAGCATCCTGCACTCGCAAAATGGATGGATAGCTTTTGCTCTGATCCCGCTGTTGAAGGTCTTATTCCCGAGACTGATAGGTTTATAGAGTTCCTCAAGCTTCTTCCTGGGGCTCCTCCTAGGCATTAA